A window from Streptomyces subrutilus encodes these proteins:
- a CDS encoding ROK family protein → MPTAPLPVPRVRDAAAGPTVAIDIGGTKIAGALVHPDGTMTALTRRPTPRGTDAEGVMAAVTEVVADLADSASWPAAVRCGIGSAGPVDTSRGTVSPVNIGAWRDFPVQERIAAELAARGAPIPTVLAGDGVAMTAAEHWLGAARGHRNALCMVVSTGVGGGLVLNNQLHPGPTGNAGHIGHISVAFDGERCACGGRGCVESLASGTAIARRALDQGWTPGADATAAGVAAAAATGDPIALAAFDRAGRALAAAIAATATLVETDIAVIGGGVAAAGDVLFTPIRRHLAAYATLSFVRELRVVPASLGGHAGLIGAAAAATMLLPSEGATA, encoded by the coding sequence ATCCCCACCGCCCCCCTCCCCGTTCCGCGCGTCCGCGACGCGGCCGCCGGACCGACGGTGGCGATCGACATCGGCGGCACCAAGATCGCCGGCGCCCTGGTGCACCCCGACGGAACGATGACGGCCCTCACCCGGCGCCCGACCCCGCGCGGGACCGATGCCGAAGGCGTGATGGCGGCGGTGACCGAGGTCGTCGCCGACCTCGCGGACAGCGCGTCCTGGCCCGCGGCCGTCCGCTGCGGCATCGGCAGCGCCGGCCCGGTCGACACCTCCCGGGGCACGGTGAGCCCGGTCAACATCGGGGCCTGGCGGGACTTCCCGGTCCAGGAGCGCATCGCCGCCGAGCTCGCGGCCCGCGGCGCCCCGATCCCCACGGTGCTGGCGGGCGACGGCGTGGCGATGACGGCGGCCGAGCACTGGCTCGGGGCCGCCCGCGGCCACCGGAACGCGCTCTGCATGGTGGTCTCCACCGGAGTCGGCGGCGGCCTCGTCCTGAACAACCAGCTCCACCCGGGCCCCACGGGCAACGCCGGTCACATCGGCCACATCAGCGTGGCCTTCGACGGCGAGCGCTGCGCCTGCGGCGGCCGCGGCTGCGTCGAGTCCCTCGCCTCCGGCACCGCCATCGCCCGCCGGGCCCTGGACCAGGGCTGGACACCCGGTGCCGACGCGACCGCCGCGGGCGTCGCGGCCGCGGCCGCGACGGGGGACCCCATCGCCCTGGCCGCCTTCGACCGGGCCGGGCGCGCCCTGGCCGCCGCCATCGCGGCCACCGCGACCCTCGTCGAGACGGACATCGCCGTGATCGGCGGCGGGGTCGCGGCCGCCGGAGACGTCCTCTTCACCCCGATCCGCCGCCACCTGGCCGCCTACGCCACGCTCTCCTTCGTACGGGAGCTGCGCGTGGTCCCGGCGAGCCTCGGCGGCCACGCCGGGCTGATCGGCGCGGCCGCCGCGGCGACGATGCTGCTGCCGTCCGAAGGCGCTACGGCTTGA
- a CDS encoding M1 family metallopeptidase produces the protein MQLSSPRLRAALLAAASLTLVAAVLPPPAPLGIGDPLFPALGNPGYDVLAYDLSFTYKDNRTPLDAVTVIDARAERPLERINLDFTHGKVASVEVNGEPARFEGVGEDLVLTPARPVPRGGRLHIGVRHTSDPRGRGDGGWVPTEDGLAMANQADAAHRVFPCNDHPSDKALFTFRITAPAGLTAVANGVPGTFPAHRSGSATTWTYRTLHPMATELAQVSIGRSAVVHATGPHGLPLRDVVPAADRELLDPWLKKTPGHIAWMEERVGRYPFENYGVLIARATTGFELETQTLSLFERGIFTGEGYPEWYVESVMVHELAHQWFGDSVSPRSWSDLWLNEGHATWYEALYADGLGTYSLERRMREAYQRSDQWRAAGGPPAAPKPAAPGEKIGLFRPAVYDGAALILYALRQEVGAAVFDRIERRWVAEHKDGVAGTADFVRLASREAGRDLGPFLEPWLYGPTTPAMPGRPEWGTPKSV, from the coding sequence ATGCAGCTCTCCTCCCCGCGCCTGCGCGCCGCCCTGCTCGCCGCGGCCTCCCTCACCCTCGTCGCCGCCGTGCTGCCGCCGCCGGCGCCGCTCGGCATCGGCGACCCGCTGTTCCCGGCGCTCGGGAACCCGGGGTACGACGTCCTCGCCTACGACCTCTCCTTCACGTACAAGGACAACCGCACCCCGCTCGACGCCGTCACCGTCATCGACGCCCGGGCCGAGCGGCCGCTGGAGCGGATCAACCTCGACTTCACCCACGGCAAGGTGGCGTCCGTCGAGGTCAACGGGGAGCCGGCCCGGTTCGAGGGCGTGGGGGAGGACCTCGTGCTGACCCCCGCGCGACCCGTGCCGCGCGGCGGCCGCCTGCACATCGGCGTCCGCCACACCAGCGACCCCCGCGGCCGCGGCGACGGCGGCTGGGTGCCCACGGAGGACGGCCTGGCCATGGCCAACCAGGCCGACGCCGCCCACCGCGTCTTCCCCTGCAACGACCACCCCTCCGACAAGGCGCTCTTCACCTTCCGGATCACCGCCCCGGCCGGCCTCACGGCCGTGGCCAACGGTGTGCCCGGCACCTTCCCCGCCCACCGGTCCGGCTCCGCCACGACCTGGACGTACCGGACCCTGCACCCGATGGCCACCGAACTGGCCCAGGTGTCGATCGGCCGCTCCGCCGTGGTCCACGCCACCGGACCGCACGGTCTGCCGCTGCGCGACGTGGTCCCCGCCGCGGACCGCGAGCTCCTCGACCCCTGGCTGAAGAAGACGCCCGGGCACATCGCGTGGATGGAGGAGCGCGTCGGCCGCTACCCCTTCGAGAACTACGGTGTGCTGATCGCCCGCGCCACCACCGGCTTCGAGCTGGAGACCCAGACCCTCTCGCTCTTCGAACGCGGCATCTTCACCGGCGAGGGCTACCCCGAGTGGTACGTCGAATCCGTGATGGTCCACGAGCTGGCCCACCAGTGGTTCGGCGACAGCGTCAGCCCGCGCAGCTGGTCGGACCTCTGGCTCAACGAGGGACACGCCACCTGGTACGAGGCGCTCTACGCCGACGGCCTCGGCACCTACTCCCTGGAGCGGCGCATGCGCGAGGCGTACCAGCGCTCCGACCAGTGGCGCGCGGCGGGCGGCCCCCCGGCCGCCCCGAAGCCGGCCGCGCCGGGGGAGAAGATCGGGCTGTTCCGGCCCGCCGTCTACGACGGGGCCGCCCTGATCCTCTACGCCCTGCGGCAGGAGGTCGGCGCCGCCGTCTTCGACCGGATCGAGCGGCGCTGGGTGGCCGAGCACAAGGACGGCGTCGCGGGCACGGCCGACTTCGTCCGGCTGGCCTCGCGCGAGGCGGGCCGGGACCTCGGCCCCTTCCTGGAGCCCTGGCTGTACGGCCCCACGACGCCGGCGATGCCCGGCCGGCCCGAGTGGGGCACCCCGAAAAGCGTGTGA
- the miaB gene encoding tRNA (N6-isopentenyl adenosine(37)-C2)-methylthiotransferase MiaB, with protein sequence MTSSSDRSTAVDVKGTYEVRTYGCQMNVHDSERLSGLLEGAGYTRAPEGSDGDADVVVFNTCAVRENADNKLYGNLGRLAPMKTKRPGMQIAVGGCLAQKDRDTIVKRAPWVDVVFGTHNIGKLPVLLERARVQEEAQIEIAESLEAFPSTLPTRRESAYAAWVSISVGCNNTCTFCIVPALRGKEEDRRPGDILAEVEALVAEGVSEITLLGQNVNAYGSDLGDREAFSKLLRACGRVEGLERVRFTSPHPRDFTDDVIAAMAETPNVMPQLHMPLQSGSDPILRAMRRSYRQERFLGIIEKVRAAIPHAAISTDIIVGFPGETEEDFQQTMHTVREARFANAFTFQYSKRPGTPAADMEGQIPKEVVQERYMRLVALQEEISWEENKKQVGRTLEVMVAEGEGRKDGATLRLSGRAPDNRLVHFTKPDAEVRPGDVVTVDITYAAPHHLLAEGPTRAVRRTRAGDAWEKRNAAPAQPAGVMLGLPTLGVPAPLPATTSGCAAPRG encoded by the coding sequence ATGACCAGCAGCAGCGACCGGAGCACGGCAGTGGACGTCAAGGGAACTTACGAGGTGCGCACCTACGGGTGCCAGATGAACGTGCACGACTCCGAGCGGCTGTCCGGTCTGCTGGAAGGCGCGGGGTACACGCGCGCCCCCGAGGGCTCCGACGGCGACGCCGACGTGGTCGTCTTCAACACCTGCGCCGTCCGTGAGAACGCCGACAACAAGCTGTACGGCAACCTCGGCCGCCTCGCCCCCATGAAGACCAAGCGCCCCGGCATGCAGATCGCCGTCGGCGGCTGCCTCGCCCAGAAGGACCGCGACACCATCGTCAAGCGGGCCCCCTGGGTCGACGTCGTCTTCGGCACGCACAACATCGGCAAGCTCCCCGTGCTGCTGGAGCGCGCCCGCGTGCAGGAAGAGGCGCAGATCGAGATCGCCGAGTCGCTGGAGGCCTTCCCCTCCACGCTCCCGACCCGCCGCGAGTCCGCGTACGCCGCCTGGGTCTCGATCTCCGTCGGCTGCAACAACACCTGCACGTTCTGCATCGTCCCCGCGCTGCGCGGCAAGGAGGAGGACCGCCGGCCCGGCGACATCCTCGCCGAGGTGGAGGCCCTGGTCGCCGAGGGCGTCTCCGAGATCACCCTGCTCGGCCAGAACGTGAACGCCTACGGCTCCGACCTCGGCGACCGCGAGGCCTTCAGCAAGCTGCTGCGCGCCTGCGGCCGGGTCGAGGGCCTGGAGCGGGTCCGCTTCACCTCCCCGCACCCGCGCGACTTCACGGACGACGTCATCGCGGCGATGGCCGAGACCCCGAACGTCATGCCGCAACTGCACATGCCCCTGCAGTCCGGCTCGGACCCGATCCTGCGCGCGATGCGCCGCTCGTACCGGCAGGAGCGCTTCCTCGGCATCATCGAGAAGGTCCGCGCCGCGATCCCGCACGCCGCGATCTCCACCGACATCATCGTGGGCTTCCCCGGCGAGACGGAGGAGGACTTCCAGCAGACCATGCACACCGTGCGCGAGGCCCGCTTCGCCAACGCCTTCACCTTCCAGTACTCCAAGCGCCCCGGCACCCCCGCCGCCGACATGGAGGGACAGATCCCCAAGGAGGTCGTCCAGGAGCGGTACATGCGCCTGGTCGCCCTCCAGGAGGAGATCTCGTGGGAGGAGAACAAGAAGCAGGTCGGCCGCACGCTGGAGGTGATGGTCGCCGAGGGCGAGGGCCGCAAGGACGGCGCCACGCTGCGCCTCTCCGGCCGCGCCCCCGACAACCGGCTCGTGCACTTCACCAAGCCGGACGCCGAGGTCCGCCCCGGCGACGTGGTCACCGTCGACATCACCTACGCGGCCCCGCACCACCTGCTGGCCGAGGGCCCCACCCGGGCCGTACGCCGCACCCGCGCCGGCGACGCCTGGGAGAAGCGCAACGCCGCCCCGGCCCAGCCGGCCGGCGTCATGCTCGGCCTCCCCACCCTGGGCGTCCCGGCCCCCCTCCCGGCCACCACCTCGGGCTGCGCCGCCCCCCGGGGCTGA
- a CDS encoding RelA/SpoT family protein: MSAEATNPEAHPEVRSELRRRGRTRLDLRRLGRAALLGPTSRDRLPDAIGHVAEAHRAHHPDADLSLLRRAYLLAETSHRGQMRKSGEPYITHPLAVTLILAELGAETTTLTASLLHDTVEDTDVTLDQVREEFGDEVCFIVDGVTKVEKIDYGAAAEPETFRKMLVATGNDVRVMSIKLADRLHNMRTLGVMRPEKQARIAKVTRDVLIPLAERLGVQALKTELEDLVFAILHPEEYETTRALIAAHAGERDPLPAIAESVRTVLRDAGIAAEVQVRPRHFVSVHRISRTRGELRGSDFGRILVLVAENADCYGVLGELHTCFTPVVSEFKDFVAAPKFNLYQSLHTAVATPRGHVAEVIVRTWQMHRVAEAGVVALGNPYATGTAPEAADCDEERVDPTRPGWLSRLLDWQQSAPDPDTFWSVLRAELAQDREITVFRADGGTLGLPAGASCIDAAYAQHGDAAHGCIGARVNGRLTSLSSALADGDTVQLLLAQDATSGPAVEWLDHARTPAARIAISSWLQSHPDRALATTTAARAPLSVIGARGGGGNAVAELPDATVRLAGCCTPVPPDAVAGFLVRGGAVTVHRVQCAAVAQMRAVGRTSVAVHWRATADCRVTLLAESFGRPHLLADLTEAIAREGVEVVSATVEPPVEQRVRHSYTLQLPDATGLPALMRAMRDVPGVYDVRRA; encoded by the coding sequence ATGAGTGCAGAGGCCACGAACCCCGAAGCACACCCCGAAGTGCGCTCTGAGCTCCGCAGACGCGGTCGGACCAGGCTGGATCTGCGTCGGCTCGGGCGCGCCGCACTGCTCGGGCCGACCTCCCGGGACCGCCTCCCGGACGCCATCGGCCACGTCGCCGAGGCCCATCGCGCCCACCATCCGGACGCCGATCTGTCCCTTCTGCGCCGTGCTTATCTGCTCGCGGAGACCTCCCACCGCGGCCAGATGAGGAAAAGCGGTGAGCCGTACATCACACATCCGCTCGCCGTCACCCTGATCCTGGCGGAACTCGGCGCCGAGACGACGACGTTGACGGCCTCGCTGCTGCACGACACCGTCGAGGACACGGACGTGACCCTCGATCAGGTCCGCGAGGAGTTCGGCGACGAGGTCTGCTTCATCGTCGACGGCGTCACCAAGGTCGAGAAGATCGACTACGGCGCCGCCGCCGAGCCCGAGACCTTCCGCAAGATGCTCGTCGCCACCGGCAACGACGTCCGCGTCATGTCCATCAAGCTCGCCGACCGGCTCCACAACATGCGCACCCTGGGCGTGATGCGGCCCGAGAAACAGGCCCGCATCGCCAAGGTCACCCGCGACGTGCTCATCCCGCTCGCGGAGCGGCTCGGCGTGCAGGCGCTCAAAACCGAGCTGGAAGACCTCGTCTTCGCGATCCTGCACCCCGAGGAGTACGAGACCACCCGCGCGCTCATCGCCGCCCACGCCGGGGAGCGCGACCCGCTGCCGGCCATCGCGGAGTCCGTACGCACCGTACTGCGCGACGCCGGCATCGCCGCCGAGGTGCAGGTGCGGCCGCGGCACTTCGTCTCCGTCCACCGCATCTCCCGCACGCGCGGCGAACTGCGCGGCTCCGACTTCGGCCGCATCCTCGTCCTCGTCGCCGAGAACGCCGACTGCTACGGGGTGCTGGGCGAACTCCACACCTGTTTCACCCCGGTCGTATCGGAGTTCAAGGACTTCGTCGCCGCCCCCAAGTTCAACCTCTACCAGTCCCTGCACACCGCCGTCGCCACGCCGCGGGGACACGTCGCCGAAGTCATCGTGCGCACCTGGCAGATGCACCGCGTCGCCGAAGCCGGTGTCGTCGCCCTGGGCAATCCGTACGCCACCGGCACCGCGCCCGAAGCCGCCGACTGCGACGAGGAGCGGGTGGACCCGACCCGGCCCGGCTGGCTCTCGCGGCTGCTCGACTGGCAGCAGTCGGCGCCCGACCCCGACACCTTCTGGAGCGTGCTGCGCGCCGAGCTCGCCCAGGACCGGGAGATCACCGTCTTCCGCGCCGACGGCGGCACCCTGGGCCTGCCCGCCGGGGCCAGCTGCATCGACGCCGCCTACGCGCAGCACGGCGACGCCGCCCACGGCTGTATCGGCGCCCGGGTCAACGGGCGCCTCACCTCCCTGTCCTCCGCCCTCGCCGACGGGGACACCGTCCAACTGCTGCTCGCCCAGGACGCCACCTCCGGGCCCGCCGTCGAATGGCTGGACCACGCCAGGACCCCGGCCGCCCGGATCGCCATCAGCAGCTGGCTCCAGTCCCACCCCGACCGCGCCCTGGCCACCACCACGGCCGCCCGGGCGCCGCTGTCGGTGATCGGGGCCCGCGGCGGCGGGGGCAACGCCGTGGCCGAACTGCCCGACGCCACCGTGCGCCTCGCCGGGTGCTGCACCCCCGTACCGCCCGACGCGGTCGCCGGTTTCCTCGTCCGCGGCGGGGCCGTCACCGTCCACCGCGTGCAGTGCGCGGCGGTGGCCCAGATGCGCGCGGTGGGACGCACCTCCGTCGCGGTGCACTGGCGGGCCACCGCAGACTGCCGCGTCACCCTGCTCGCCGAATCGTTCGGCCGCCCCCATCTGCTGGCCGACCTCACCGAGGCCATCGCGCGCGAAGGCGTCGAGGTGGTCTCCGCCACCGTCGAACCGCCCGTGGAGCAGCGGGTCCGGCACAGCTACACCCTCCAGCTGCCCGACGCGACCGGCCTGCCCGCGCTGATGCGGGCGATGCGCGACGTGCCCGGGGTGTACGACGTCAGGCGGGCCTGA
- a CDS encoding glycoside hydrolase 5 family protein yields MHGAPAPRPLRFGVNYTPTRGWFHHWLDFDLDAVGADLDSIASLGLDHVRVFPLWPVFQPNRTLIRPRAVEQLVALADAAAARGLDVAVDGLQGHLSSFDFLPAWTRTWHRRGLFTDPDVVAGQREYLRTLAAALADRPNFLGMTVGNEVNQFSDDPHPDPDRITREQAGRWLELMLAACEEGAPGGLHLHAAHDDAWYRDGHPFTVAQAARLGGATAVHSWVFNGTAQRYGAGAPATEHHAAYLVELSKAWAVDPRRPVWLQEVGAPAPLVPPQDAARFTEATVANALDCPDLWGVTWWCSHDVSRELADFPELEYGLGLLTNDRRPKPAAAALARIAARWRGRTHRPAVRSTALVVDVGGAEEAPRRSVCAPGGAFFEAWASLAADGARPAVVLAERAGDPAHLSARGITTVLRVGDVT; encoded by the coding sequence ATGCACGGCGCACCCGCTCCCCGCCCCCTCCGCTTCGGTGTGAACTACACGCCGACGCGGGGCTGGTTCCACCATTGGCTCGACTTCGATCTCGACGCGGTCGGAGCCGACCTGGACTCGATCGCCTCGCTCGGCCTGGACCACGTCCGCGTGTTCCCGCTGTGGCCGGTGTTCCAGCCGAACCGGACGCTGATCCGGCCGCGGGCCGTCGAACAGCTCGTCGCGCTCGCCGACGCGGCGGCCGCGCGCGGCCTCGACGTCGCCGTGGACGGTCTGCAGGGCCACCTGTCGAGCTTCGACTTCCTGCCCGCCTGGACCCGCACCTGGCACCGGCGCGGCCTGTTCACCGACCCCGACGTGGTCGCCGGTCAGCGGGAGTACCTGCGCACGCTGGCCGCCGCCCTCGCCGACCGGCCCAACTTCCTGGGCATGACGGTGGGCAACGAGGTCAACCAGTTCTCCGACGACCCGCACCCCGACCCCGACCGGATCACCCGGGAGCAGGCCGGGCGGTGGCTGGAGCTGATGCTCGCCGCCTGCGAGGAGGGGGCTCCGGGCGGCCTCCACCTGCACGCCGCCCACGACGACGCCTGGTACCGGGACGGCCACCCCTTCACGGTCGCCCAGGCGGCCCGGCTGGGCGGAGCCACCGCCGTGCACTCGTGGGTGTTCAACGGCACCGCCCAGCGGTACGGGGCCGGCGCGCCGGCCACCGAGCACCATGCCGCGTACCTGGTCGAGCTGTCGAAGGCCTGGGCCGTGGACCCTCGGCGCCCGGTCTGGCTCCAGGAGGTCGGGGCGCCCGCACCCCTGGTCCCGCCGCAGGACGCGGCGCGCTTCACCGAGGCCACCGTGGCCAACGCCCTGGACTGCCCGGACCTGTGGGGGGTGACCTGGTGGTGCTCGCACGACGTGTCCCGGGAGCTCGCGGACTTCCCCGAGCTGGAGTACGGCCTGGGCCTGCTCACCAACGACCGGCGGCCCAAACCCGCCGCGGCCGCCCTCGCCCGGATCGCCGCACGCTGGCGGGGCCGGACCCACCGGCCCGCCGTACGGTCCACCGCGCTGGTGGTGGACGTCGGCGGCGCCGAGGAGGCTCCCCGGCGGTCGGTGTGCGCGCCGGGCGGCGCGTTCTTCGAGGCCTGGGCCTCGCTCGCGGCCGACGGGGCCCGTCCGGCGGTGGTGCTGGCCGAGCGGGCCGGGGACCCGGCGCACCTGTCCGCGCGGGGCATCACCACGGTGCTGCGCGTCGGGGACGTCACCTGA
- the dapF gene encoding diaminopimelate epimerase translates to MTQTSLSFLKGHGTENDFVIVPDPDNTVELPASAVARLCDRRAGIGADGVLHVVRSAAHPDAAHLADEAEWFMDYRNSDGSVAEMCGNGVRVFARYLQYAGHAEPGDLAIATRGGVKRVHLDKTGDVTVSMGRALLPEGEVTVSVGTRSWPARNVNMGNPHAVAFVDRLDDAGDLLTAPPFSPAAAYPTGVNVEFVVDRGPRHVAMRVHERGSGETRSCGTGACAVAVAAIRRDGADPAATGEPVTYTVDLPGGTLVVTEHPDGEIDMTGPAVIVASGEFDTAWLTETAFA, encoded by the coding sequence GTGACGCAGACCAGCCTCTCCTTCCTCAAGGGCCACGGCACCGAGAACGACTTCGTGATCGTCCCGGACCCGGACAACACCGTCGAGCTGCCGGCCTCCGCCGTCGCCAGGCTCTGCGACCGGCGGGCCGGGATCGGCGCCGACGGCGTGCTGCACGTCGTGCGGTCCGCCGCCCACCCCGACGCCGCGCACCTCGCCGACGAGGCGGAGTGGTTCATGGACTACCGCAACAGCGACGGCTCCGTCGCCGAGATGTGCGGCAACGGCGTCCGCGTCTTCGCCCGCTACCTCCAGTACGCGGGCCACGCCGAGCCCGGGGACCTCGCGATCGCCACCCGCGGCGGGGTCAAGCGCGTCCACCTCGACAAGACCGGCGACGTCACCGTCTCCATGGGCCGCGCCCTGCTCCCCGAGGGCGAGGTCACCGTCAGCGTCGGCACGCGGAGCTGGCCCGCGCGCAACGTGAACATGGGCAACCCGCACGCCGTGGCCTTCGTCGACCGCCTCGACGACGCGGGCGACCTGCTCACCGCCCCTCCGTTCAGCCCGGCCGCCGCCTACCCGACCGGCGTGAACGTCGAATTCGTCGTCGACCGCGGCCCCCGGCACGTCGCCATGCGCGTCCACGAGCGCGGCTCCGGGGAGACCCGCTCCTGCGGCACCGGGGCCTGCGCCGTCGCCGTGGCCGCCATCCGCCGCGACGGCGCCGACCCGGCCGCCACCGGCGAACCGGTCACGTACACCGTCGACCTGCCCGGCGGCACCCTGGTCGTCACCGAGCACCCCGACGGCGAGATCGACATGACCGGGCCGGCCGTCATCGTGGCCTCGGGCGAGTTCGACACCGCCTGGCTCACCGAAACGGCTTTCGCCTGA
- the miaA gene encoding tRNA (adenosine(37)-N6)-dimethylallyltransferase MiaA, translating to MKEAPPAPRVIAVVGPTAAGKSDLGVALARHFDGEVVNADSMQLYRGMDIGTAKLTTGERGGVPHHLLDVWEVTETASVAEYQRLARTEIDRLLARGRTPVLVGGSGLYVRGALDAMEFPGTDPEVRARLEEEATLRGPGALHARLAAADPAAAQAILPSNGRRIVRALEVIEITGRPYTANLPGHESVYDTVQIGVDVGRPELDERIALRVDRMWEDGLVDEVRALEARGLRDGITASRALGYQQVLAALAGRCTEDEARAETVRATKRFARRQDSWFRRDPRVHWLSGAAADRGELPGLAQSLVERAVTA from the coding sequence GTGAAGGAAGCCCCCCCCGCCCCGCGGGTCATCGCCGTCGTCGGTCCCACCGCGGCCGGAAAGTCCGACCTGGGCGTCGCCCTGGCCCGCCATTTCGACGGCGAGGTCGTCAACGCCGACTCCATGCAGCTGTACCGGGGGATGGACATCGGCACCGCCAAGCTGACGACCGGGGAGCGGGGCGGGGTCCCGCACCACCTCCTCGACGTCTGGGAGGTGACCGAGACCGCCAGCGTCGCCGAGTACCAGCGGCTGGCCCGCACCGAGATCGACCGGCTCCTCGCCCGGGGCCGCACCCCGGTCCTCGTCGGCGGCTCCGGTTTGTACGTCCGCGGGGCCCTCGACGCCATGGAGTTCCCCGGCACCGACCCCGAGGTCCGCGCCCGGCTGGAGGAGGAGGCCACCCTGCGCGGGCCCGGAGCCCTGCACGCCCGCCTCGCCGCCGCCGACCCGGCCGCCGCCCAGGCCATCCTGCCGAGCAACGGCCGGCGGATCGTGCGCGCCCTGGAGGTCATCGAGATCACCGGCCGCCCCTACACCGCGAACCTGCCCGGCCACGAGTCCGTCTACGACACCGTGCAGATCGGCGTCGACGTGGGCCGGCCCGAACTAGACGAACGGATCGCGCTGCGCGTGGACCGCATGTGGGAGGACGGGCTGGTGGACGAGGTCCGCGCGCTGGAGGCCCGGGGCCTGCGCGACGGAATCACCGCCTCCAGGGCGCTGGGCTACCAGCAGGTGCTCGCGGCGCTCGCCGGCCGGTGCACCGAGGACGAGGCACGGGCCGAGACCGTCCGCGCCACCAAGCGGTTCGCCCGCCGCCAGGACTCCTGGTTCCGCCGGGACCCGCGCGTGCACTGGCTCAGCGGAGCCGCCGCCGACCGCGGGGAACTCCCCGGACTCGCGCAGTCGTTGGTCGAACGAGCGGTCACAGCCTGA
- a CDS encoding gliding motility protein, which translates to MGIFRRLFGGRDEDATEQDATVTPAPESGAAEEAAPVLAEAVEAAESRAVEAVEIPKQQSAEVAADSEAGEGART; encoded by the coding sequence ATGGGCATTTTTCGTCGGCTTTTCGGCGGTAGGGACGAGGACGCGACCGAGCAGGACGCGACCGTGACCCCGGCTCCGGAGTCCGGAGCGGCCGAGGAGGCCGCGCCGGTCCTCGCGGAGGCCGTCGAAGCCGCGGAGTCCCGGGCCGTGGAGGCCGTGGAGATTCCGAAGCAGCAGTCCGCCGAGGTGGCGGCGGACAGCGAGGCAGGCGAGGGTGCCCGTACGTAA
- a CDS encoding antitoxin has translation MGLLDNLKAKLAPAKEKVGDLAQKNEGRIGEGLEKVAKAVDSKTKGKYSGQITSGTGKAKDALGKIAHKDAPGGSTPPAPPATS, from the coding sequence ATGGGCCTGCTGGACAATCTGAAGGCCAAGCTCGCTCCGGCGAAGGAGAAGGTCGGCGACCTCGCCCAGAAGAACGAGGGCAGGATCGGCGAGGGTCTGGAGAAGGTGGCCAAGGCCGTGGACTCGAAGACCAAGGGCAAGTACAGCGGTCAGATCACGAGCGGTACGGGCAAGGCGAAGGACGCCCTGGGCAAGATCGCGCACAAGGACGCGCCCGGCGGGTCGACGCCCCCGGCGCCGCCGGCCACTTCCTGA
- a CDS encoding TAXI family TRAP transporter solute-binding subunit, with protein MPLVPPRISRRHALRALVAVLAVLGALVWWLRPFGHPDLKGGLTFSTGVNTGVYHRYGELLDQALSRDIPGVKVRLETSEGSQQNLQRVASGEADFTVATADAVAKYGIDRKPGADRLRGVARLYDDYVQLVVPAGSPVQSARDLRGRRVAVGQPGSGVRLISERLLTAAGLDPDRDVTPVSIGIDTMPAELEAGRIDAFFWSGGLPTNAVRELSERFDIRLVQLGDLVEQLQASGSPARYYRSAVMPQDAYARARNTSAVATLAVPNLLVTTEETDPELTEQFTRTVILSRDRIGHEVHAAQLVDLRTAIYTDPLDLHEGARRYYRSVKP; from the coding sequence ATGCCTCTCGTACCGCCCCGGATCAGCAGGCGCCACGCCCTGCGGGCCCTGGTGGCCGTCCTGGCCGTGCTCGGGGCGCTGGTGTGGTGGCTGCGGCCCTTCGGGCACCCGGACCTCAAGGGCGGGCTGACGTTCAGTACGGGCGTGAACACGGGCGTCTACCACCGCTACGGCGAACTGCTGGACCAGGCGCTGAGCCGGGACATCCCCGGGGTGAAGGTCCGGCTGGAGACCAGCGAGGGCTCCCAGCAGAACCTCCAGCGGGTGGCGTCGGGCGAGGCGGACTTCACGGTGGCCACGGCCGACGCGGTCGCCAAGTACGGCATCGACCGCAAGCCCGGCGCGGACCGGCTGCGCGGGGTCGCCCGGCTCTACGACGACTACGTGCAGCTGGTGGTGCCCGCGGGCAGCCCGGTGCAGTCGGCGCGCGACCTGCGCGGCAGGCGGGTCGCGGTGGGCCAGCCCGGGTCGGGGGTGCGGCTGATATCGGAGCGGCTGCTCACGGCGGCCGGGCTGGACCCGGACCGGGACGTGACGCCGGTGTCGATAGGGATCGACACCATGCCGGCCGAGCTGGAGGCGGGCCGGATCGACGCGTTCTTCTGGTCCGGCGGCCTGCCGACGAACGCGGTGCGCGAACTGTCGGAGCGCTTCGACATCCGGCTGGTGCAGCTCGGCGACCTGGTGGAGCAGTTGCAGGCGAGCGGCAGCCCGGCGCGCTACTACCGGTCGGCGGTGATGCCGCAGGACGCGTACGCGCGGGCCCGCAACACCAGTGCGGTGGCGACGCTGGCCGTGCCGAACCTGCTGGTGACCACCGAGGAGACCGACCCGGAGCTGACCGAGCAGTTCACGCGGACGGTGATCCTCAGCCGCGACCGGATCGGCCACGAGGTGCACGCGGCGCAGCTGGTGGACCTGCGGACGGCGATCTACACCGACCCGCTCGACCTGCACGAGGGCGCGCGGCGGTACTACCGCTCGGTCAAGCCGTAG